One Oncorhynchus clarkii lewisi isolate Uvic-CL-2024 chromosome 32, UVic_Ocla_1.0, whole genome shotgun sequence DNA window includes the following coding sequences:
- the LOC139392419 gene encoding splicing factor 3A subunit 3-like has translation METILEQQRRYHEEKERLLDAKTKEMMHKKTTLREQINSDHRTRAMLDRYMDVSSTVREAYEDKDGMRKDELNAISGPNEFAEFYNRLKQIKEFHRKHPNEICVPMSMEFDELVKARENPTEETQNMVEFSDEEAYGRYLDLHDCYRKFVNLKGAEKLEYISYLSSFDQLFDISKDRKNAEYKKYLEMLLEYLQDYTERVKPLLDQNDLYGKILGEFEKKWEMGTFPGWPKETSSALTHAGAHLDLSAFSSWEELASLGLDRLKSALMALGLKCGGTLEERAQRLFSTKGKSLESLDPSLFAKNPKSKGPKKDTERNKEIAFLESQIYEYVEILGEQRQLTHENVQRKQARTGEEREDEEEEQLSESESEDEDNEIIYNPKNLPLGWDGKPIPYWLYKLHGLNINYNCEICGNYTYRGPKAFQRHFAEWRHAHGMRCLGIPNTAHFANVTQIEDAVSLWSKLKSQKSSERWQPDTEEEYEDSSGNVVNKKTYEDLKRQGLL, from the exons ATGGAGACGATTTTAGAACAACAACGTCGCTACCATGAGGAGAAGGAAAGGCTGTTGGAtgccaaaacaaaggaaatgatgCATAAGAAAACCACG TTACGCGAACAAATAAACTCAGACCATCGAACAAGAGCAATGTTGGAT AGATACATGGACGTGAGTTCAACTGTCAGGGAAGCATATGAAGACAAAgatgg TATGAGGAAGGATGAACTGAATGCCATATCAGGACCAAATGAGTTTGCAGAGTTCTACAACAGACTTAAACAGATCAAGGAGTTCCACAGGAAGCATCCTAATGAG ATATGTGTGCCCATGTCCATGGAGTTTGACGAGCTGGTCAAGGCTAGAGAGAACCCAACTGAAGAAACACAGA ACATGGTGGAATTCAGTGATGAGGAGGCCTATGGACGCTACCTGGATCTCCATGACTGCTATCGGAAGTTTGTCAACCTAAAAGGGGCCGAG AAACTGGAGTACATCAGCTACCTGTCCTCATTTGACCAGCTGTTTGATATCTCCAAAGACAGAAAGAACGCTGAATACAAAAA GTACTTAGAGATGCTACTGGAGTACCTTCAGGACTATACAGAGAGAGTCAAACCTCTGCTTGACCAGAATGATCTCTACGGCAAGATCCTGGGAGAGTTTGAGAAGAAGTGGGAGATGGGGACCTTCCCTGGCTGGCCA AAAGAGACGAGCAGTGCTCTGACCCATGCAGGAGCCCACCTGGACCTTTCTGCTTTCTCCTCTTGGGAGGAGTTGGCTTCCCTTGGTCTGGACAGGTTGAAGTCTGCCCTTATGGCCCTGGGCCTGAAATGTGGAGG AACCCTGGAGGAGAGAGCCCAGAGGCTGTTTAGCACCAAAGGCAAATCTCTGGAATCTCTGGATCCCTCCCTATTCGCCAAGAACCCCAAGTCCAAAGGACCCAAGAA AGACACGGAGCGTAACAAAGAAATCGCCTTCCTGGAGTCTCAGATTTATGAGTATGTGGAAATCCTGGGG GAGCAGAGGCAGCTGACTCATGAGAACGTGCAGAGGAAGCAGGCccggacaggagaggagagagaggatgaagaagaggagcagctcagtgagagtgagagtgaagaTGAGGACAACGAGATCATCTACAACCCCAAGAACCTACCTCTCGGCTGGGATGGAAAG CCCATTCCATACTGGCTGTATAAACTCCATGGGCTGAACATCAACTATAACTGTGAGATCTGTGGAAACTACACATACAGGGGACCCAAGGCCTTCCAGAGGCACTTTGCA GAGTGGCGTCACGCCCATGGCATGCGCTGCCTGGGAATCCCCAACACTGCTCACTTTGCCAACGTCACCCAGATCGAGGACGCTGTCTCTC TGTGGTCAAAGCTGAAGTCCCAGAAGTCATCAGAGCGTTGGCAACCGGATACAGAGGAGGAGTATGAGGACTCCAGTGGAAACGTGGTCAACAAGAAGACCTACGAGGATCTGAAGAGACAGGGTCTGCTGTAG
- the LOC139392430 gene encoding metal regulatory transcription factor 1-like isoform X1, whose translation MRMNVQSNETMLFEEEVDKTSREVEEDNVSTKMVTVNWDQWDRLLLPSPLDSGVHSLDTVYDRTTVMIEQDPVGSTTDNKEEEEDLMMYLDEGFETEDRGGLEDHWEAMSQGYIHHTISQDQIQFTINPGSTPMPRHIQGATITLHSECPDTHHSEVKRYQCLYKDCTRTYSTAGNLRTHQKRHRGEYTFVCNQLGCDKAFLTSYSLKIHIRVHTKEKPFECDQQGCEKAYNTLYRLKAHQRLHTGNTFNCESDGCTKYFTTLSDLRKHIRTHSKEKPFRCDNPGCYKTFTSSDHLQTHFLGHTGTGEPPLLQVDTDGDISLSSSNSLRDNIKGNDPGASADITDSHSLSEDLNPRSPCLSDMSLISTDSQLRENNSDALDLMFELLFQDKPQTQGVSSLAVPSCSLENPSPTVVLPEASPCFISTCPAPSDSLPGEPCPVPQPVAVLTPGESCPVPVAVSPMISEITKHDVNPEQLSNQSLLQQPAASVYYQPSSNQRLLPQPTNESLLPQQSLRLEPTITLHSQPGSTQRLLLEPTTTLHSQPGSTQNLLLEPTTTLISQPGSTQSLLLEPTTTLHSQLCSTQSLLLQPAETPSIYSQPGPYPPPPSSFIQAPLTPLSLGHFAPPTVPAQSTLQPLTLSTQNLQWLFNSVNDQRQQDTQTQLLQQHSGSTQEKLYFTTAIPMGGNTGTALQQLGLRLPVIVIRQGESCQCRCPCRDGSTVSDTEKQTGCQPTGEPSGAQVKQPQDLSTQDPPQPHQPQEPPPQPPLPQQPQPPPPPVPL comes from the exons ATGAGGATGAATGTCCAATCCAATGAGACCATGCTCTTTGAGGAAGAGGTGGACAAGACAAGTCGGGAGGTTGAAGAGGACAATGTGTCCACGAAGATGGTTACTGTCAACTGGGACCAATGGGACAGGTTACTGCTGCCCTCTCCATTGGACTCTGGTGTGCACAGTCTGGACACAGTGTACGACAGAACCACCGTGATGATTGAGCAAGACCCTGTGGGTTCTACAACTGACAataaagaggaagaagaggacctGATGATGTATCTAGACGAGGGATTTGAGACGGAGGACCGTGGAGGTCTGGAAGACCACTGGGAGGCCATGTCACAGGGGTACATCCACCACACCATATCCCAGGACCAGATCCAGTTCACCATCAACCCTGGTTCCACACCCATGCCCCGGCACATCCAGGGGGCCACCATCACACTACACTCTGAGTGCCCAGATACCCACCACAGCGAG GTGAAGCGTTACCAGTGTCTATACAAGGACTGTACTCGTACCTACAGCACAGCAGGGAACCTGCGGACCCACCagaagagacacagaggagagtacACATTTGTCTGCAACCAGTTGGGCTGTGACAAGGCCTTCCTCACCTCCTACAGTCTGAAGATCCACATCCGCGTTCACACCAAGGAGAAACCCTTCGAATGTGATCAACAGGGCTGTGAGAAGGCCTACAACACACTGTATAG GCTAAAAGCCCACCAGAGACTGCACACAGGGAACACGTTTAACTGTGAGTCAGATGGATGCACCAAGTACTTCACCACCCTGAGTGATCTGAGGAAACACATCCGGACACACTCCAAGGAGAAGCCCTTCAG GTGTGATAATCCTGGCTGTTACAAGACTTTCACCTCTAGTGACCATCTCCAAACACACTTCCTGGGACACACAGGTACAG GCGAGCCACCCCTCCTTCAGGTGGACACAGACGGTGATATCTCCCTAAGCTCCTCCAACAGCCTTAGAGACAACATCAAAGGTAATGACCCTGGAGCGTCAGCTGACATCACTGACAGCCACTCTCTCTCAGAG GATTTGAACCCTCGTTCCCCATGTCTCAGTGATATGAGCCTGATTTCCACTGATTCTCAGCTCAGAGAAAATAAT TCTGATGCCCTGGATCTGATGTTTGAGTTGCTGTTTCAAGACAAGCCCCAGACACAGG GTGTGTCGTCGTTGGCAGTGCCCTCATGTAGTTTGGAGAACCCATCTCCAACCGTGGTGCTCCCAGAAGCATCTCCCTGTTTTATCTCTACCTGTCCTGCcccctctgactctctccctgGTGAACCCTGTCCTGTACCCCAGCCCGTCGCTGTCCTCACCCCTGGTGAATCCTGTCCAGTTCCTGTCGCTGTCTCTCCCATGATCAGTGAAATAACTAAACATGATGTGAATCCAGAACAGCTGTCCAACCAGAGCCTATTACAACAGCCAGCCGCATCCGTCTATTACCAACCTAGCTCCAATCAGCGCCTCCTACCACAGCCAACCAACGAGAGCCTCCTTCCACAGCAGAGCCTACGACTAGAGCCAACCATCACCCTCCATTCACAACCAGGCTCCACCCAGCGCCTCCTACTAGAGCCAACCACCACCCTCCATTCACAACCAGGCTCCACCCAGAACCTCCTGCTAGAGCCAACCACCACCCTCATTTCACAACCAGGCTCCACCCAGAGCCTCCTACTAGAGCCAACCACCACCCTCCATTCACAACTATGCTCCACCCAGAGTCTACTACTACAGCCAGCTGAGACGCCTTCCATCTATTCGCAACCAGGCCCATACCCTCCACCCCCCAGCTCCTTCATCCAGGCCCCACTAACACCCCTTTCCCTGGGGCACTTTGCTCCTCCTACTGTCCCTGCCCAGAGTACCCTCCAGCCCCTGACCTTGTCCACACAGAACCTCcagtggctgtttaacagtgtcaatgatcagaggcagcaggacacacagacacagctatTA CAACAACACAGTGGCTCGACACAAGAGAAGCTCTATTTCACCACAGCAATACCTATGGGAGGGAACACAG GAACAGCTCTGCAACAGCTAGGCCTGCGTCTGCCTGTCATCGTCATCAGACAGGGAGAGTCATGCCAGTGTCGGTGCCCCTGCAGAGACGGCAGCACAGTatcagacacagagaaacagactggTTGTCAACCTACTGGTGAACCCTCTGGTGCCCAGGTCAAGCAGCCCCAGGACCTATCAACCCAGGACCCACCACAGCCCCATCAACCCCAGGAACCACCACCCCAGCCCCCTCTACCGCAGCAGCCtcaacctccacctccacctgtaCCTCTCTGA
- the LOC139392430 gene encoding metal regulatory transcription factor 1-like isoform X2, with protein MRMNVQSNETMLFEEEVDKTSREVEEDNVSTKMVTVNWDQWDRLLLPSPLDSGVHSLDTVYDRTTVMIEQDPVGSTTDNKEEEEDLMMYLDEGFETEDRGGLEDHWEAMSQGYIHHTISQDQIQFTINPGSTPMPRHIQGATITLHSECPDTHHSEVKRYQCLYKDCTRTYSTAGNLRTHQKRHRGEYTFVCNQLGCDKAFLTSYSLKIHIRVHTKEKPFECDQQGCEKAYNTLYRLKAHQRLHTGNTFNCESDGCTKYFTTLSDLRKHIRTHSKEKPFRCDNPGCYKTFTSSDHLQTHFLGHTGEPPLLQVDTDGDISLSSSNSLRDNIKGNDPGASADITDSHSLSEDLNPRSPCLSDMSLISTDSQLRENNSDALDLMFELLFQDKPQTQGVSSLAVPSCSLENPSPTVVLPEASPCFISTCPAPSDSLPGEPCPVPQPVAVLTPGESCPVPVAVSPMISEITKHDVNPEQLSNQSLLQQPAASVYYQPSSNQRLLPQPTNESLLPQQSLRLEPTITLHSQPGSTQRLLLEPTTTLHSQPGSTQNLLLEPTTTLISQPGSTQSLLLEPTTTLHSQLCSTQSLLLQPAETPSIYSQPGPYPPPPSSFIQAPLTPLSLGHFAPPTVPAQSTLQPLTLSTQNLQWLFNSVNDQRQQDTQTQLLQQHSGSTQEKLYFTTAIPMGGNTGTALQQLGLRLPVIVIRQGESCQCRCPCRDGSTVSDTEKQTGCQPTGEPSGAQVKQPQDLSTQDPPQPHQPQEPPPQPPLPQQPQPPPPPVPL; from the exons ATGAGGATGAATGTCCAATCCAATGAGACCATGCTCTTTGAGGAAGAGGTGGACAAGACAAGTCGGGAGGTTGAAGAGGACAATGTGTCCACGAAGATGGTTACTGTCAACTGGGACCAATGGGACAGGTTACTGCTGCCCTCTCCATTGGACTCTGGTGTGCACAGTCTGGACACAGTGTACGACAGAACCACCGTGATGATTGAGCAAGACCCTGTGGGTTCTACAACTGACAataaagaggaagaagaggacctGATGATGTATCTAGACGAGGGATTTGAGACGGAGGACCGTGGAGGTCTGGAAGACCACTGGGAGGCCATGTCACAGGGGTACATCCACCACACCATATCCCAGGACCAGATCCAGTTCACCATCAACCCTGGTTCCACACCCATGCCCCGGCACATCCAGGGGGCCACCATCACACTACACTCTGAGTGCCCAGATACCCACCACAGCGAG GTGAAGCGTTACCAGTGTCTATACAAGGACTGTACTCGTACCTACAGCACAGCAGGGAACCTGCGGACCCACCagaagagacacagaggagagtacACATTTGTCTGCAACCAGTTGGGCTGTGACAAGGCCTTCCTCACCTCCTACAGTCTGAAGATCCACATCCGCGTTCACACCAAGGAGAAACCCTTCGAATGTGATCAACAGGGCTGTGAGAAGGCCTACAACACACTGTATAG GCTAAAAGCCCACCAGAGACTGCACACAGGGAACACGTTTAACTGTGAGTCAGATGGATGCACCAAGTACTTCACCACCCTGAGTGATCTGAGGAAACACATCCGGACACACTCCAAGGAGAAGCCCTTCAG GTGTGATAATCCTGGCTGTTACAAGACTTTCACCTCTAGTGACCATCTCCAAACACACTTCCTGGGACACACAG GCGAGCCACCCCTCCTTCAGGTGGACACAGACGGTGATATCTCCCTAAGCTCCTCCAACAGCCTTAGAGACAACATCAAAGGTAATGACCCTGGAGCGTCAGCTGACATCACTGACAGCCACTCTCTCTCAGAG GATTTGAACCCTCGTTCCCCATGTCTCAGTGATATGAGCCTGATTTCCACTGATTCTCAGCTCAGAGAAAATAAT TCTGATGCCCTGGATCTGATGTTTGAGTTGCTGTTTCAAGACAAGCCCCAGACACAGG GTGTGTCGTCGTTGGCAGTGCCCTCATGTAGTTTGGAGAACCCATCTCCAACCGTGGTGCTCCCAGAAGCATCTCCCTGTTTTATCTCTACCTGTCCTGCcccctctgactctctccctgGTGAACCCTGTCCTGTACCCCAGCCCGTCGCTGTCCTCACCCCTGGTGAATCCTGTCCAGTTCCTGTCGCTGTCTCTCCCATGATCAGTGAAATAACTAAACATGATGTGAATCCAGAACAGCTGTCCAACCAGAGCCTATTACAACAGCCAGCCGCATCCGTCTATTACCAACCTAGCTCCAATCAGCGCCTCCTACCACAGCCAACCAACGAGAGCCTCCTTCCACAGCAGAGCCTACGACTAGAGCCAACCATCACCCTCCATTCACAACCAGGCTCCACCCAGCGCCTCCTACTAGAGCCAACCACCACCCTCCATTCACAACCAGGCTCCACCCAGAACCTCCTGCTAGAGCCAACCACCACCCTCATTTCACAACCAGGCTCCACCCAGAGCCTCCTACTAGAGCCAACCACCACCCTCCATTCACAACTATGCTCCACCCAGAGTCTACTACTACAGCCAGCTGAGACGCCTTCCATCTATTCGCAACCAGGCCCATACCCTCCACCCCCCAGCTCCTTCATCCAGGCCCCACTAACACCCCTTTCCCTGGGGCACTTTGCTCCTCCTACTGTCCCTGCCCAGAGTACCCTCCAGCCCCTGACCTTGTCCACACAGAACCTCcagtggctgtttaacagtgtcaatgatcagaggcagcaggacacacagacacagctatTA CAACAACACAGTGGCTCGACACAAGAGAAGCTCTATTTCACCACAGCAATACCTATGGGAGGGAACACAG GAACAGCTCTGCAACAGCTAGGCCTGCGTCTGCCTGTCATCGTCATCAGACAGGGAGAGTCATGCCAGTGTCGGTGCCCCTGCAGAGACGGCAGCACAGTatcagacacagagaaacagactggTTGTCAACCTACTGGTGAACCCTCTGGTGCCCAGGTCAAGCAGCCCCAGGACCTATCAACCCAGGACCCACCACAGCCCCATCAACCCCAGGAACCACCACCCCAGCCCCCTCTACCGCAGCAGCCtcaacctccacctccacctgtaCCTCTCTGA